In Streptomyces sp. 840.1, one DNA window encodes the following:
- a CDS encoding urease subunit alpha, with protein MAQLTRAAYAAFYGPTTGDRIRLADTDLWIEVEEDRCFGGDEAVFGGGKSIRESMGQATTPRADGALDLVITNVVVLDHWGIVKTDIGIRAGRIVALGRSGNPDTGDGVHPELVIGPGTDVVSGEGRILTAGAVDTHVHFLMPETLHEALATGTTTVIGGGTGATEGSKATTVTPGAWNLAMMHRSLDRVPLNIMLFGKGSTVGAEALREAALGGAGGYKVHEDWGATPAAIDAALKAADAYGLQVALHGDSLNEAGFVEGTLDAIAGRGIHVFHAEGAGGGHAPDIIKVASHPNILPASTNPTLPHTVNTVDEHLDMLMVCHHLNPRVPEDLAFAESRIRAGTIAAEDILHDIGALSITSSDAQAMGRIGEVICRTWQVAHVMKQRFGDRGSELPADNERARRYVAKYTICPAVAHGIDHVIGSVEPGKLADLVLWDPAFFGIRPAAVLKGGMVVYAPLGDANAAIPTTQPVLLRPTAAAGAAPHLSVSFVAPAALADGLAERLGLERELVAVRPTRHLTKADLPNNTALPDIQVDPETFAIHIDGEPVEPAPATELPLAQRYSMF; from the coding sequence ATGGCACAACTGACCCGCGCCGCCTACGCGGCGTTCTACGGACCCACCACCGGCGACCGCATCCGGCTCGCCGACACGGACCTCTGGATCGAGGTCGAGGAGGACCGCTGCTTCGGCGGCGACGAAGCGGTCTTCGGCGGCGGCAAGTCCATCCGCGAATCGATGGGCCAGGCCACCACCCCGCGCGCCGACGGCGCCCTGGACCTCGTCATCACCAACGTCGTGGTCCTGGACCACTGGGGCATCGTCAAGACCGACATCGGCATCCGCGCCGGCCGCATCGTCGCCCTCGGCCGCTCCGGCAACCCCGACACCGGCGACGGCGTCCACCCCGAGCTGGTGATCGGACCCGGCACCGACGTCGTGTCCGGCGAGGGCCGCATCCTGACCGCGGGGGCCGTCGACACCCACGTCCACTTCCTGATGCCCGAGACCCTCCACGAGGCCCTGGCCACCGGCACCACCACCGTCATCGGGGGCGGCACCGGAGCCACCGAGGGCTCCAAGGCCACCACCGTCACCCCCGGCGCCTGGAACCTCGCCATGATGCACCGGTCCCTGGACCGCGTACCGCTCAACATCATGCTGTTCGGGAAGGGCTCGACCGTCGGCGCCGAGGCCCTGCGCGAGGCCGCGCTCGGCGGCGCGGGCGGCTACAAGGTCCACGAGGACTGGGGCGCCACCCCCGCCGCCATCGACGCCGCGCTGAAGGCCGCCGACGCCTACGGCCTCCAGGTCGCCCTGCACGGCGACAGCCTCAACGAGGCCGGCTTCGTCGAGGGGACACTCGACGCCATCGCCGGACGCGGCATCCACGTCTTCCACGCCGAGGGCGCCGGCGGCGGCCACGCACCCGACATCATCAAGGTCGCCTCGCACCCCAACATCCTTCCGGCGTCCACCAATCCGACGCTCCCGCACACCGTCAACACCGTCGACGAACACCTCGACATGCTGATGGTCTGCCACCACCTCAACCCGCGCGTGCCCGAGGACCTCGCCTTCGCGGAGTCCCGCATCCGCGCCGGCACCATCGCGGCCGAGGACATCCTGCACGACATAGGTGCCCTCTCCATCACCTCCTCCGACGCCCAGGCCATGGGCCGCATCGGCGAGGTCATCTGCCGCACCTGGCAGGTCGCCCACGTGATGAAGCAGCGCTTCGGCGACCGGGGCAGCGAACTGCCCGCCGACAACGAACGGGCCCGCCGCTACGTCGCCAAGTACACGATCTGCCCCGCCGTCGCCCACGGCATCGACCACGTCATCGGCTCCGTCGAACCCGGCAAGCTCGCCGACCTGGTGCTCTGGGACCCCGCGTTCTTCGGCATCCGCCCCGCCGCCGTGCTCAAGGGCGGCATGGTCGTGTACGCACCCCTGGGCGACGCCAACGCCGCGATCCCCACCACCCAGCCCGTCCTGCTGCGCCCCACCGCCGCCGCCGGGGCCGCCCCGCACCTCTCGGTCAGCTTCGTCGCCCCGGCCGCCCTGGCGGACGGCCTCGCCGAACGGCTCGGGCTCGAACGCGAACTGGTCGCCGTACGCCCCACCCGCCACCTCACCAAGGCGGACCTGCCCAACAACACCGCGCTCCCGGACATCCAGGTGGACCCGGAGACCTTCGCCATTCACATCGACGGCGAACCCGTCGAGCCCGCACCCGCCACCGAACTGCCGCTGGCCCAGCGGTACTCCATGTTCTGA
- a CDS encoding urease accessory protein UreF, translating into MGALAPLLLGDGRLPVGAYTYSAGLEPAVVAGLTRDSVPALLRARLHTTARTEAAAALLALRAALRDPVDYAPVQQALAARTPAAPQRETSVTLGRGVHRLARRLAPDHPAVTALGAMRPRPMRPVALGALGAVLNVSEEELAHVVVYDELQTVASAALKLLPGDPLDSVAWVLAAEPEAASAVAAALAVRTPDELPARTAALTEQWALEHARRERRLFLA; encoded by the coding sequence ATGGGCGCACTGGCACCCCTGCTGCTGGGCGACGGACGGCTCCCGGTCGGCGCGTACACCTACAGCGCCGGCCTCGAACCGGCCGTCGTCGCGGGTCTCACCCGCGACAGTGTCCCCGCACTGCTGCGGGCCCGGCTGCACACCACCGCCCGCACCGAGGCGGCCGCGGCCCTCCTCGCCCTGCGGGCCGCACTGCGCGACCCGGTCGACTACGCGCCCGTGCAACAGGCCCTCGCCGCACGGACCCCGGCCGCCCCCCAGCGCGAGACCTCGGTGACGCTGGGCCGGGGCGTGCACCGGCTGGCCCGGCGCCTCGCCCCGGACCACCCGGCGGTCACCGCCCTGGGAGCCATGCGCCCCCGCCCCATGCGGCCGGTCGCGCTCGGCGCCCTCGGAGCCGTACTGAACGTCTCCGAGGAGGAGCTGGCGCACGTCGTCGTCTACGACGAGCTGCAGACCGTCGCCTCCGCCGCGCTGAAGCTCCTGCCCGGCGACCCGCTCGACTCGGTCGCCTGGGTCCTCGCCGCCGAACCCGAAGCGGCATCGGCGGTGGCCGCGGCCCTCGCCGTCCGGACCCCGGACGAGCTGCCCGCCCGTACCGCCGCGCTCACCGAACAGTGGGCGCTCGAACACGCACGACGCGAACGGAGACTGTTCCTTGCCTGA
- the ureG gene encoding urease accessory protein UreG, with protein sequence MNQPRALRLGVAGPVGTGKSSILATLCRELAGELSMAVVTNDIYTDEDARFLRSAGVLPTERIRAVETGACPHTAIRDDVSANLDAVEDLEEAYGPLDLVLIESGGDNLTATFSPALADAQLFCIDVAGGGDVARKGGPGITGADLLIVNKTDLATYVEVDVPAMVADAEEARGGLPVLALSKKDPDSVAELADWVRSLLVRHRSGTHIPTDPGPMAPHSHS encoded by the coding sequence CTGAACCAGCCCAGGGCCCTGCGCCTGGGAGTCGCGGGACCGGTCGGCACCGGAAAGAGCTCGATCCTGGCCACCCTGTGCCGGGAGCTCGCCGGCGAACTCTCCATGGCCGTGGTCACCAACGACATCTACACCGACGAGGACGCCCGCTTCCTGCGCTCGGCGGGCGTGCTGCCCACCGAACGCATCCGCGCGGTCGAGACCGGCGCCTGCCCGCACACCGCGATCCGCGACGACGTCAGCGCCAACCTCGACGCCGTCGAGGACCTGGAGGAGGCGTACGGCCCGCTGGACCTGGTGCTCATCGAGAGCGGCGGCGACAACCTCACCGCCACCTTCAGCCCGGCCCTGGCCGACGCCCAGCTGTTCTGCATCGACGTGGCGGGCGGCGGCGACGTCGCGCGCAAGGGCGGCCCCGGCATCACCGGCGCCGACCTCCTGATCGTCAACAAGACCGACCTGGCCACCTACGTGGAGGTCGACGTGCCCGCCATGGTCGCCGACGCCGAGGAGGCCCGCGGCGGACTGCCCGTCCTCGCCCTGTCGAAGAAGGACCCGGACTCCGTCGCCGAACTCGCCGACTGGGTAAGGTCCCTGCTGGTACGTCACCGCTCCGGCACCCACATCCCCACCGACCCCGGCCCGATGGCGCCGCACAGCCACTCGTGA
- a CDS encoding MFS transporter encodes MLTSPSAPTGAPSYAAVLRTPHAARTFGAALLGRLSYGIVPLALLLAIKDATGSYAVAGGAMALFGAASVFLSPARAALIDRYGPRRALPPMAGLYAAVLCALALATWRPGVPPLALGALAVAAGVCTPPLGPVMRSLWSALVPDRELLRRAYSLDGVAEELLYVTGPLLVGLIVRAGRPAAGVLAGAVLVFVGAAALVSSPAVPPAHAGPGPAPADAAAASRLRPHAVPALRHAVLVTAAVGLCLGALDLLVVAFTEELGRAASVSWVLAALSAGSAAGGLAYGALRWKSANRTRLVAAAAGMGAALTVAGLAPGLYALVAAVAVAGLFVAPALTTAYLIADESVDPARRTQAGAWVNTAFNAGASGGTAAVGLLVGRLPLALCFALSAAPALLCAAASVRRRGRAGGA; translated from the coding sequence GTGCTCACCTCTCCTTCCGCGCCCACGGGCGCGCCCTCGTACGCCGCTGTCCTGCGCACCCCCCACGCCGCGCGCACCTTCGGTGCCGCGCTGCTCGGGCGGCTCTCCTACGGGATCGTCCCGCTCGCCCTGCTGCTGGCCATCAAGGACGCCACCGGTTCGTATGCGGTGGCCGGCGGCGCCATGGCCCTGTTCGGGGCCGCAAGCGTGTTCCTCTCCCCCGCCCGTGCCGCGCTGATCGACCGGTACGGGCCGCGCCGGGCCCTGCCGCCGATGGCCGGGCTCTACGCGGCGGTGCTCTGCGCACTCGCCCTCGCCACCTGGCGGCCGGGCGTCCCGCCCCTCGCCCTGGGGGCGCTCGCCGTGGCTGCCGGTGTCTGCACGCCGCCGCTGGGTCCGGTGATGCGCAGTCTGTGGAGCGCGCTGGTCCCCGACCGTGAGCTGTTGCGGCGCGCCTACAGCCTGGACGGGGTCGCCGAGGAACTGCTCTACGTCACCGGCCCGTTGCTGGTCGGCCTGATCGTGCGCGCCGGCCGGCCGGCGGCCGGTGTGCTGGCCGGTGCGGTGCTGGTGTTCGTGGGCGCGGCGGCGCTGGTGTCGTCGCCTGCGGTGCCGCCCGCGCACGCGGGCCCCGGACCGGCACCGGCCGATGCGGCCGCCGCCTCCCGGCTGCGGCCGCACGCCGTCCCGGCGCTGCGTCACGCCGTGCTGGTGACCGCCGCGGTGGGGCTCTGCCTCGGGGCGCTCGACCTGCTGGTGGTGGCGTTCACGGAGGAGCTCGGCCGGGCGGCGTCGGTATCCTGGGTGCTGGCCGCCCTGTCGGCCGGGAGCGCGGCCGGCGGTCTGGCGTACGGGGCGCTCCGGTGGAAGTCGGCGAACCGGACGCGGCTGGTGGCAGCGGCCGCGGGAATGGGCGCGGCTCTGACGGTCGCCGGACTCGCGCCCGGTCTGTACGCGCTGGTGGCGGCGGTCGCGGTCGCCGGGCTGTTCGTCGCCCCGGCCCTCACGACCGCCTACCTGATCGCGGACGAGTCGGTGGACCCCGCCCGGCGCACACAGGCGGGTGCCTGGGTCAACACCGCTTTCAACGCCGGGGCTTCGGGCGGCACCGCGGCGGTCGGGCTGCTCGTCGGCCGGCTGCCCCTCGCGCTGTGCTTCGCCCTGTCGGCGGCGCCCGCGCTGCTGTGCGCGGCGGCGTCGGTGCGCCGGCGGGGCCGGGCCGGCGGGGCCTGA
- a CDS encoding dihydrofolate reductase family protein produces the protein MRKVIYFMSMSLDGYIEGPDGDIGWHQVDDELHRAFNERLAAMGGFLHGRVVHELMADFWPTADQDPANAGTMAEFAVIWRDMPKYVYSRTLQRADWNTTVFHDVVPEEVMALKEQPGGDLALGGAGLAASFAALGLIDEYWVYVHPVLIGRGRPMFPLTDTRTPLRLAGTGAFGNGVVELRYERAEKPSAR, from the coding sequence ATGCGCAAGGTCATCTACTTCATGTCGATGTCCCTGGACGGCTATATCGAGGGACCGGACGGGGACATCGGCTGGCACCAGGTCGACGACGAGCTGCACCGCGCCTTCAACGAGAGGCTCGCCGCGATGGGCGGCTTCCTGCACGGCCGGGTCGTTCACGAGCTGATGGCCGACTTCTGGCCCACCGCCGACCAGGACCCGGCGAACGCCGGGACGATGGCCGAGTTCGCCGTCATCTGGCGGGACATGCCGAAGTACGTCTACTCCCGGACCCTCCAGCGGGCGGACTGGAACACCACCGTCTTCCACGACGTCGTCCCGGAGGAGGTCATGGCGCTGAAGGAGCAGCCAGGCGGCGACCTCGCGCTCGGCGGCGCCGGGCTGGCGGCGTCCTTCGCGGCGCTCGGCCTGATCGACGAGTACTGGGTCTACGTCCACCCGGTCCTCATCGGCCGGGGCAGGCCGATGTTCCCGCTGACGGACACCAGGACCCCGCTGCGGCTCGCGGGCACCGGGGCGTTCGGCAACGGAGTGGTGGAACTGCGCTACGAGCGGGCGGAGAAGCCCTCGGCGCGCTGA